Proteins from a single region of Ananas comosus cultivar F153 linkage group 3, ASM154086v1, whole genome shotgun sequence:
- the LOC109707664 gene encoding uncharacterized protein LOC109707664 isoform X3 codes for MDAFFSGLGHRLRVSGKVADSIMMGIVNSAMEGAYKKSLSKEGDLERLNEKSRFCELAIMQLEWCLKFVQDEMDGSVVDDARDSEQLLADLLETRDRIQCRLEETEITITEKDRELTRRKENEAKLRLALEVKGEEVSSLLTALGLERVKDERASEPVPCSTMGTQKDEFHMFDELKNSVGLQMQKLSSKLENGRQILTSLMQKRGGNSSDVERFVSGLDVDGDGMKMLPDLYNMAQLLMEFEEMIIDAGVLKESIDSSFEIMGSSVAFFKTTMEEQQWVSSAEKEISGIVITNFLRDLCRSTGFPANCSVPFLLDHNWFSLIDNIATLQAELGVLVSNIDMQIRTPHNSLSKILLGRNSGLEGNTSVGDKLLLNNFGDGAGAIDNQGLGTHFKKVDHMEDLGKENPSGNESVERTTEEINWLKDKLSKEKIYSSQKDENLNALKEAVALIIKRMDAIKTENAELFEAYLEHNSEGSESVERETKILQLPREAHKWLENKKCRRLVDAQLIEEIRHLMEEKDDLNTISRLMEETYTILFKGLVRTQCFDYFDTYLETHIREDTFSIIIREIVNMWNSMKETFDLERLAKEEIDCIIFSEIIKETKSMHNLMLTKCQEDEVPFDGSFSQRTEVADDRHCRDLQYLLIPFTEFLQIFTDFEFMACERIRANTSRWICLGIKWICFLALSRRYMKHWIIIHQFCNIILG; via the exons ATGGATGCATTCTTTAGTGGCCTCGGTCATCGGTTGAGAGTCTCCGGCAAAGTAGCCGATTCGATCATGATGGGGATTGTGAATTCTGCGATGGAAGGTGCGTACAAGAAGAGCTTGTCCAAGGAAGGGGATCTGGAGCGGTTAAACGAGAAGTCGAGGTTCTGCGAGCTTGCGATCATGCAGCTCGAGTGGTGCCTTAAGTTCGTGCAGGACGAGATGGATGGCAGCGTCGTAGACGATGCACGTGATAGTGAGCAGCTGCTTGCGGATCTTTTGGAGACCAGGGATCGGATCCAATGTCGGCTCGAAGAGACCGAGATCACGATCACCGAGAAAGATAGGGAGCTAACGAGGAGGAAAGAGAACGAGGCGAAGCTTAGGCTAGCGTTAGAAGTCAAGGGCGAGGAAGTGAGCTCGTTGCTAACGGCGCTTGGGCTCGAAAGAGTGAAGGATGAGAGAGCAAGCGAGCCGGTTCCATGCAGCACAATGGGTACGCAAAAGGATGAATTTCATATGTTTGATGAATTGAAAAACTCGGTTGGTCTACAGATGCAGAAACTTAGTAGCAAGTTGGAGAATGGGCGGCAGATTCTGACGAGTCTGATGCAAAAGAGAGGGGGGAATTCGTCGGACGTAGAGAGGTTTGTTTCTGGGCTTGACGTTGACGGTGATGGCATGAAGATGCTACCTGACCTTTATAATATGGCGCAGCTGTTGATGGAGTTCGAGGAGATGATTATCGATGCTGGCGTTCTAAAAGAAAGCATCGACTCTTCTTTCGAAATAATGGGGAGCTCTGTCGCCTTCTTTAAAACAACTATGGAAGAGCAGCAGTGGGTTTCGAGTGCTGAGAAAGAGATTTCCGGAATTGTCATTACAAATTTTCTCAGAGACTTATGCCGTAGTACTGGGTTTCCTGCAAATTGTTCTGTTCCATTTTTGTTGGATCATAACTGGTTCTCTCTTATCGACAACATTGCGACCTTGCAAGCTGAATTAGGAGTATTAGTCTCTAACATTGACATGCAAATAAGGACTCCCCATAATTCTTTGTCGAAAATACTTTTGGGACGAAATAGTGGACTCGAAGGGAACACATCAGTAGGAGATAAGCTTTTGTTAAATAATTTTGGTGATGGTGCAGGTGCAATAGATAATCAAGGGCTTGGCACTCATTTTAAAAAAGTCGATCATATGGAAGACCTGGGGAAAGAAAACCCATCAGGCAACGAGTCCGTTGAGAGGACAACTGAAGAAATTAACTGGCTGAAGGATAAGCTatcgaaagaaaaaatatattcgTCGCAAAAAGATGAAAACTTAAATGCACTTAAAGAAGCAGTTGCTCTGATAATTAAACGAATGGATGCTATCAAAACAGAGAATGCCGAGTTGTTCGAAGCCTATCTTGAACATAATTCAGAAGGATCTGAAtcagtagagagagaaaccaaGATTTTACAGCTGCCGAGAGAAGCCCACAAGTGGTTAGAGAACAAGAAATGTCGTCGTTTAGTAGATGCTCAGCTAATTGAGGAGATAAGACATCTAATggaagaaaaagatgatttGAACACTATATCTAGACTAATGGAAGAGACTTACACCATACTCTTCAAAGGTTTGGTGAGGACACAATGCTTTGATTACTTTGATACTTACTTAGAAACCCACATCCGAGAGGATACATTTAGCATTATCATCCGTGAGATTGTAAATATGTGGAATAGCATGAAGGAAACTTTTGATTTAGAGAGACTGGCCAAGGAGGAGATTGATTGCATTATTTTCAGCGAGATAATCAAAGAAACCAAAAGCATGCATAATTTGATGTTGACAAAATGCCAAGAGGATGAAGTACCTTTTGACGGTTCTTTTTCCCAAAGAACTGAAGTTGCTGATGATAGACATTGCAGAGATCTTCAATATTTGCTAATACCATttactgaatttttgcaaatattcACGGACTTTGAGTTTATGGCCTGTGAGAGAATAAGAGCAAATACCTCAAG GTGGATTTGCTTGGGGATCAAGTGGATCTGCTTCTTAGCCTTATCGAGAAGATATATGAAGCATTGGATCATTATTCACCAGTTCTGCAACATTATTCTGGG ATAA
- the LOC109707664 gene encoding uncharacterized protein LOC109707664 isoform X2 gives MDAFFSGLGHRLRVSGKVADSIMMGIVNSAMEGAYKKSLSKEGDLERLNEKSRFCELAIMQLEWCLKFVQDEMDGSVVDDARDSEQLLADLLETRDRIQCRLEETEITITEKDRELTRRKENEAKLRLALEVKGEEVSSLLTALGLERVKDERASEPVPCSTMGTQKDEFHMFDELKNSVGLQMQKLSSKLENGRQILTSLMQKRGGNSSDVERFVSGLDVDGDGMKMLPDLYNMAQLLMEFEEMIIDAGVLKESIDSSFEIMGSSVAFFKTTMEEQQWVSSAEKEISGIVITNFLRDLCRSTGFPANCSVPFLLDHNWFSLIDNIATLQAELGVLVSNIDMQIRTPHNSLSKILLGRNSGLEGNTSVGDKLLLNNFGDGAGAIDNQGLGTHFKKVDHMEDLGKENPSGNESVERTTEEINWLKDKLSKEKIYSSQKDENLNALKEAVALIIKRMDAIKTENAELFEAYLEHNSEGSESVERETKILQLPREAHKWLENKKCRRLVDAQLIEEIRHLMEEKDDLNTISRLMEETYTILFKGLVRTQCFDYFDTYLETHIREDTFSIIIREIVNMWNSMKETFDLERLAKEEIDCIIFSEIIKETKSMHNLMLTKCQEDEVPFDGSFSQRTEVADDRHCRDLQYLLIPFTEFLQIFTDFEFMACERIRANTSRLEDLNRQLDPLVEQVNSIKGKELLYRKAFTRRCYDLQTAEAEVRTFCLSV, from the exons ATGGATGCATTCTTTAGTGGCCTCGGTCATCGGTTGAGAGTCTCCGGCAAAGTAGCCGATTCGATCATGATGGGGATTGTGAATTCTGCGATGGAAGGTGCGTACAAGAAGAGCTTGTCCAAGGAAGGGGATCTGGAGCGGTTAAACGAGAAGTCGAGGTTCTGCGAGCTTGCGATCATGCAGCTCGAGTGGTGCCTTAAGTTCGTGCAGGACGAGATGGATGGCAGCGTCGTAGACGATGCACGTGATAGTGAGCAGCTGCTTGCGGATCTTTTGGAGACCAGGGATCGGATCCAATGTCGGCTCGAAGAGACCGAGATCACGATCACCGAGAAAGATAGGGAGCTAACGAGGAGGAAAGAGAACGAGGCGAAGCTTAGGCTAGCGTTAGAAGTCAAGGGCGAGGAAGTGAGCTCGTTGCTAACGGCGCTTGGGCTCGAAAGAGTGAAGGATGAGAGAGCAAGCGAGCCGGTTCCATGCAGCACAATGGGTACGCAAAAGGATGAATTTCATATGTTTGATGAATTGAAAAACTCGGTTGGTCTACAGATGCAGAAACTTAGTAGCAAGTTGGAGAATGGGCGGCAGATTCTGACGAGTCTGATGCAAAAGAGAGGGGGGAATTCGTCGGACGTAGAGAGGTTTGTTTCTGGGCTTGACGTTGACGGTGATGGCATGAAGATGCTACCTGACCTTTATAATATGGCGCAGCTGTTGATGGAGTTCGAGGAGATGATTATCGATGCTGGCGTTCTAAAAGAAAGCATCGACTCTTCTTTCGAAATAATGGGGAGCTCTGTCGCCTTCTTTAAAACAACTATGGAAGAGCAGCAGTGGGTTTCGAGTGCTGAGAAAGAGATTTCCGGAATTGTCATTACAAATTTTCTCAGAGACTTATGCCGTAGTACTGGGTTTCCTGCAAATTGTTCTGTTCCATTTTTGTTGGATCATAACTGGTTCTCTCTTATCGACAACATTGCGACCTTGCAAGCTGAATTAGGAGTATTAGTCTCTAACATTGACATGCAAATAAGGACTCCCCATAATTCTTTGTCGAAAATACTTTTGGGACGAAATAGTGGACTCGAAGGGAACACATCAGTAGGAGATAAGCTTTTGTTAAATAATTTTGGTGATGGTGCAGGTGCAATAGATAATCAAGGGCTTGGCACTCATTTTAAAAAAGTCGATCATATGGAAGACCTGGGGAAAGAAAACCCATCAGGCAACGAGTCCGTTGAGAGGACAACTGAAGAAATTAACTGGCTGAAGGATAAGCTatcgaaagaaaaaatatattcgTCGCAAAAAGATGAAAACTTAAATGCACTTAAAGAAGCAGTTGCTCTGATAATTAAACGAATGGATGCTATCAAAACAGAGAATGCCGAGTTGTTCGAAGCCTATCTTGAACATAATTCAGAAGGATCTGAAtcagtagagagagaaaccaaGATTTTACAGCTGCCGAGAGAAGCCCACAAGTGGTTAGAGAACAAGAAATGTCGTCGTTTAGTAGATGCTCAGCTAATTGAGGAGATAAGACATCTAATggaagaaaaagatgatttGAACACTATATCTAGACTAATGGAAGAGACTTACACCATACTCTTCAAAGGTTTGGTGAGGACACAATGCTTTGATTACTTTGATACTTACTTAGAAACCCACATCCGAGAGGATACATTTAGCATTATCATCCGTGAGATTGTAAATATGTGGAATAGCATGAAGGAAACTTTTGATTTAGAGAGACTGGCCAAGGAGGAGATTGATTGCATTATTTTCAGCGAGATAATCAAAGAAACCAAAAGCATGCATAATTTGATGTTGACAAAATGCCAAGAGGATGAAGTACCTTTTGACGGTTCTTTTTCCCAAAGAACTGAAGTTGCTGATGATAGACATTGCAGAGATCTTCAATATTTGCTAATACCATttactgaatttttgcaaatattcACGGACTTTGAGTTTATGGCCTGTGAGAGAATAAGAGCAAATACCTCAAG GTTGGAAGATCTGAATCGGCAATTGGACCCTCTAGTCGAGCAAGTAAACTCGATTAAAGGAAAAGAATTGCTATATCGTAAAGCTTTCACCAGGCGGTGTTATGATCTCCAAACAGCTGAAGCGGAGGTCAGGACTTTCTGTCTTAGTGTTTAA
- the LOC109707664 gene encoding uncharacterized protein LOC109707664 isoform X1 yields the protein MDAFFSGLGHRLRVSGKVADSIMMGIVNSAMEGAYKKSLSKEGDLERLNEKSRFCELAIMQLEWCLKFVQDEMDGSVVDDARDSEQLLADLLETRDRIQCRLEETEITITEKDRELTRRKENEAKLRLALEVKGEEVSSLLTALGLERVKDERASEPVPCSTMGTQKDEFHMFDELKNSVGLQMQKLSSKLENGRQILTSLMQKRGGNSSDVERFVSGLDVDGDGMKMLPDLYNMAQLLMEFEEMIIDAGVLKESIDSSFEIMGSSVAFFKTTMEEQQWVSSAEKEISGIVITNFLRDLCRSTGFPANCSVPFLLDHNWFSLIDNIATLQAELGVLVSNIDMQIRTPHNSLSKILLGRNSGLEGNTSVGDKLLLNNFGDGAGAIDNQGLGTHFKKVDHMEDLGKENPSGNESVERTTEEINWLKDKLSKEKIYSSQKDENLNALKEAVALIIKRMDAIKTENAELFEAYLEHNSEGSESVERETKILQLPREAHKWLENKKCRRLVDAQLIEEIRHLMEEKDDLNTISRLMEETYTILFKGLVRTQCFDYFDTYLETHIREDTFSIIIREIVNMWNSMKETFDLERLAKEEIDCIIFSEIIKETKSMHNLMLTKCQEDEVPFDGSFSQRTEVADDRHCRDLQYLLIPFTEFLQIFTDFEFMACERIRANTSRLEDLNRQLDPLVEQVNSIKGKELLYRKAFTRRCYDLQTAEAEVDLLGDQVDLLLSLIEKIYEALDHYSPVLQHYSGIMEILSLIKEQLDSEQKK from the exons ATGGATGCATTCTTTAGTGGCCTCGGTCATCGGTTGAGAGTCTCCGGCAAAGTAGCCGATTCGATCATGATGGGGATTGTGAATTCTGCGATGGAAGGTGCGTACAAGAAGAGCTTGTCCAAGGAAGGGGATCTGGAGCGGTTAAACGAGAAGTCGAGGTTCTGCGAGCTTGCGATCATGCAGCTCGAGTGGTGCCTTAAGTTCGTGCAGGACGAGATGGATGGCAGCGTCGTAGACGATGCACGTGATAGTGAGCAGCTGCTTGCGGATCTTTTGGAGACCAGGGATCGGATCCAATGTCGGCTCGAAGAGACCGAGATCACGATCACCGAGAAAGATAGGGAGCTAACGAGGAGGAAAGAGAACGAGGCGAAGCTTAGGCTAGCGTTAGAAGTCAAGGGCGAGGAAGTGAGCTCGTTGCTAACGGCGCTTGGGCTCGAAAGAGTGAAGGATGAGAGAGCAAGCGAGCCGGTTCCATGCAGCACAATGGGTACGCAAAAGGATGAATTTCATATGTTTGATGAATTGAAAAACTCGGTTGGTCTACAGATGCAGAAACTTAGTAGCAAGTTGGAGAATGGGCGGCAGATTCTGACGAGTCTGATGCAAAAGAGAGGGGGGAATTCGTCGGACGTAGAGAGGTTTGTTTCTGGGCTTGACGTTGACGGTGATGGCATGAAGATGCTACCTGACCTTTATAATATGGCGCAGCTGTTGATGGAGTTCGAGGAGATGATTATCGATGCTGGCGTTCTAAAAGAAAGCATCGACTCTTCTTTCGAAATAATGGGGAGCTCTGTCGCCTTCTTTAAAACAACTATGGAAGAGCAGCAGTGGGTTTCGAGTGCTGAGAAAGAGATTTCCGGAATTGTCATTACAAATTTTCTCAGAGACTTATGCCGTAGTACTGGGTTTCCTGCAAATTGTTCTGTTCCATTTTTGTTGGATCATAACTGGTTCTCTCTTATCGACAACATTGCGACCTTGCAAGCTGAATTAGGAGTATTAGTCTCTAACATTGACATGCAAATAAGGACTCCCCATAATTCTTTGTCGAAAATACTTTTGGGACGAAATAGTGGACTCGAAGGGAACACATCAGTAGGAGATAAGCTTTTGTTAAATAATTTTGGTGATGGTGCAGGTGCAATAGATAATCAAGGGCTTGGCACTCATTTTAAAAAAGTCGATCATATGGAAGACCTGGGGAAAGAAAACCCATCAGGCAACGAGTCCGTTGAGAGGACAACTGAAGAAATTAACTGGCTGAAGGATAAGCTatcgaaagaaaaaatatattcgTCGCAAAAAGATGAAAACTTAAATGCACTTAAAGAAGCAGTTGCTCTGATAATTAAACGAATGGATGCTATCAAAACAGAGAATGCCGAGTTGTTCGAAGCCTATCTTGAACATAATTCAGAAGGATCTGAAtcagtagagagagaaaccaaGATTTTACAGCTGCCGAGAGAAGCCCACAAGTGGTTAGAGAACAAGAAATGTCGTCGTTTAGTAGATGCTCAGCTAATTGAGGAGATAAGACATCTAATggaagaaaaagatgatttGAACACTATATCTAGACTAATGGAAGAGACTTACACCATACTCTTCAAAGGTTTGGTGAGGACACAATGCTTTGATTACTTTGATACTTACTTAGAAACCCACATCCGAGAGGATACATTTAGCATTATCATCCGTGAGATTGTAAATATGTGGAATAGCATGAAGGAAACTTTTGATTTAGAGAGACTGGCCAAGGAGGAGATTGATTGCATTATTTTCAGCGAGATAATCAAAGAAACCAAAAGCATGCATAATTTGATGTTGACAAAATGCCAAGAGGATGAAGTACCTTTTGACGGTTCTTTTTCCCAAAGAACTGAAGTTGCTGATGATAGACATTGCAGAGATCTTCAATATTTGCTAATACCATttactgaatttttgcaaatattcACGGACTTTGAGTTTATGGCCTGTGAGAGAATAAGAGCAAATACCTCAAG GTTGGAAGATCTGAATCGGCAATTGGACCCTCTAGTCGAGCAAGTAAACTCGATTAAAGGAAAAGAATTGCTATATCGTAAAGCTTTCACCAGGCGGTGTTATGATCTCCAAACAGCTGAAGCGGAG GTGGATTTGCTTGGGGATCAAGTGGATCTGCTTCTTAGCCTTATCGAGAAGATATATGAAGCATTGGATCATTATTCACCAGTTCTGCAACATTATTCTGGG ATAATGGAGATTCTAAGTTTGATAAAAGAACAATTGGATTCGGAACAGAAAAAGTGA